The following are from one region of the Paenibacillus sp. KS-LC4 genome:
- the tilS gene encoding tRNA lysidine(34) synthetase TilS → MTIGMDMLPDVQKLAAVERLWSEGDCIVVAVSGGPDSMALLHLMSRLKSSGVLNIVAAHVNHGFRPKESALEAEVVRRYAGKLGLPFELTELDLPAYIEETKMNAQSAAREKRYAYLHEVAQRWGAQAIALAHHADDQAETVLMHLIRGSGISGLSGMSLRRREKNVELIRPLMRKNKTDLLQYCRHYDIPYCEDSSNEKRHYFRNVVRLDVIPQLSSYNPHLSESLGRLAEVAGAEDEWLDRQTKALFEELAYMKPEECSVSCSRLAGLHVALQRRLIKLILDYLSREADVVSFEHIESMRLAAAPESSSTWRMDIGNGLRCLREYDHMRFVRMSKQEEASIDYALVVPLTQSYIEVEAGGWKLAFERRTADGQAAGKLAGRHEAGFDLEQLAFPLTVRNRRRGDRIQVLGLNGSKKVQDMFVDEKLPPSQRERYPLLFDADGRLLWIPGIRRSGHALISPSTKELLFIRLTKE, encoded by the coding sequence ATGACGATAGGAATGGATATGCTTCCCGATGTTCAGAAGCTGGCAGCAGTGGAACGGTTATGGAGCGAAGGGGACTGCATTGTTGTTGCTGTCTCCGGGGGGCCGGACTCCATGGCTCTGCTGCATCTCATGAGCCGTCTGAAGTCAAGCGGGGTGCTAAACATTGTTGCGGCTCACGTGAATCACGGCTTTCGGCCGAAGGAATCGGCGCTGGAGGCGGAGGTAGTTAGGCGATATGCAGGGAAGCTTGGACTGCCCTTTGAGCTGACAGAACTGGATTTGCCTGCTTATATAGAAGAAACAAAAATGAACGCACAATCGGCGGCGCGCGAAAAACGCTACGCCTATTTGCATGAAGTTGCGCAGCGATGGGGAGCGCAGGCGATTGCCCTTGCCCATCATGCAGATGACCAAGCGGAAACGGTGCTCATGCATTTAATTCGAGGAAGCGGTATATCGGGACTTTCTGGCATGTCGCTGCGCAGGCGGGAAAAAAACGTGGAACTCATTCGCCCCCTCATGCGTAAGAACAAAACAGACCTTTTACAATACTGCCGTCATTACGACATTCCGTATTGCGAGGACAGCAGCAACGAGAAGCGCCATTACTTTCGCAATGTTGTCCGTCTGGATGTTATTCCGCAGTTATCCAGCTACAATCCGCATCTATCTGAATCGCTTGGCCGCCTTGCTGAAGTGGCTGGTGCCGAGGATGAATGGCTGGATAGGCAGACTAAAGCTTTATTTGAAGAGTTAGCCTATATGAAGCCGGAGGAATGTTCTGTAAGCTGCAGTCGTTTGGCGGGCCTTCATGTCGCTTTACAAAGGAGATTGATTAAACTAATATTAGATTATCTTTCGAGGGAAGCTGATGTGGTCTCCTTCGAGCATATCGAGTCTATGCGGCTTGCCGCAGCGCCCGAAAGTTCAAGCACTTGGCGTATGGATATTGGAAACGGTTTGCGCTGCTTGCGCGAATACGATCATATGCGTTTTGTCAGGATGTCGAAACAAGAGGAAGCGAGTATAGACTATGCGCTTGTTGTACCTTTGACCCAGTCATACATAGAGGTAGAGGCGGGCGGCTGGAAGCTCGCATTTGAGCGGCGTACAGCCGATGGCCAGGCTGCTGGAAAACTGGCGGGCCGCCATGAAGCTGGCTTCGATTTGGAGCAGCTTGCGTTTCCGCTGACTGTACGAAATCGGCGCCGTGGTGACCGAATTCAAGTTTTAGGATTAAATGGGTCTAAAAAAGTGCAAGATATGTTCGTTGACGAAAAGCTGCCTCCTTCACAGCGCGAACGCTATCCACTGCTTTTCGATGCAGATGGGCGGCTGCTGTGGATTCCAGGCATAAGGCGATCCGGCCATGCGCTTATCAGCCCAAGCACGAAGGAACTATTATTCATTCGTTTGACGAAAGAATAA
- a CDS encoding BMP family ABC transporter substrate-binding protein produces MKKRLGFMLSIVLMFALVLSACGGGSKNNNAASGTNGAASPEASSEASTEAGAKLKIGMVTDTGGVNDKSFNQSAWDGLQRISKDTGSETKYLESKGDADMEPNLRAFISEKYDMIWGVGFLFQDAMGKVAKDNPDSKFGIIDSAVDAPNVVSVNFAANEGSFLVGVVAGLTTKTNKIGFVGGMEIPSVTVFEAGFNAGVAAVNPEAKVIRNYTGEFNKPDLGKAAAAVMYNDGVDIIFQVAGGTGNGVFNEATARKKAGQDVWVIGVDKDQSIEFGNEVTLTSMLKGVEAAIYQVSNDLINGKWEGGKSVVLGLKDGAVGLPESNPNVSEEIMKKVEDYKQQIISGSLVVPSEVK; encoded by the coding sequence ATGAAAAAACGTTTAGGTTTTATGTTGTCTATTGTTCTTATGTTCGCATTAGTATTGTCTGCTTGTGGTGGCGGCAGCAAAAACAATAATGCCGCTTCTGGCACAAACGGAGCAGCATCGCCTGAAGCCTCTTCTGAGGCATCGACTGAAGCAGGTGCTAAGCTGAAGATTGGTATGGTTACTGATACAGGCGGCGTAAATGACAAGTCCTTCAACCAAAGCGCTTGGGATGGTCTGCAACGCATATCGAAAGATACAGGCTCTGAGACGAAATATTTGGAAAGTAAAGGCGACGCTGATATGGAACCAAATCTGCGTGCATTTATTTCTGAAAAATACGATATGATTTGGGGCGTAGGCTTCTTGTTCCAAGATGCAATGGGCAAAGTAGCGAAAGACAACCCGGACTCCAAGTTTGGTATCATCGACTCCGCTGTTGACGCACCAAACGTTGTTTCTGTTAACTTCGCAGCTAACGAAGGTTCGTTCCTTGTAGGTGTAGTTGCCGGCTTGACAACAAAAACAAATAAAATTGGTTTTGTAGGCGGCATGGAAATTCCGAGTGTTACTGTATTTGAAGCAGGCTTCAATGCAGGTGTTGCAGCAGTAAACCCTGAAGCGAAGGTTATTCGCAACTACACAGGTGAATTTAACAAACCAGATTTGGGCAAAGCCGCAGCAGCAGTTATGTACAATGACGGCGTAGATATTATTTTCCAAGTTGCTGGTGGTACGGGCAACGGCGTATTCAACGAAGCAACAGCTCGTAAAAAAGCAGGACAAGATGTATGGGTAATCGGTGTTGATAAAGACCAGTCGATTGAGTTCGGTAACGAAGTTACGCTTACTTCCATGCTTAAAGGCGTTGAAGCTGCCATTTATCAAGTTTCCAATGACCTGATTAACGGCAAATGGGAAGGCGGCAAATCGGTTGTTCTTGGTCTGAAAGACGGCGCGGTAGGTCTGCCGGAAAGCAACCCTAACGTTTCTGAAGAAATTATGAAAAAAGTTGAAGACTACAAACAACAAATTATTAGTGGTTCGCTTGTCGTTCCTTCTGAAGTGAAATAG
- the ftsH gene encoding ATP-dependent zinc metalloprotease FtsH, with translation MNRIIRNTGFYLIIFLVTVGIIQFISNQNDTTVEIRYDQLRAAINENNVAEMMIKYDGQSYYISGKYKQQPENAKSIQFTSRAGIDSGEVLREAAVKNGFELQYKPMDTPSVWLTLLTSIIPFVIIFVLFFFLMNQAQGGGGKVMNFGKSRAKLYNEEKKRITFEDVAGADEEKQELVEVVDFLKDPRKFNLVGARIPKGVLLNGPPGTGKTLLARAVAGEAGVPFFSISGSDFVEMFVGVGASRVRDLFENAKKNAPCIIFIDEIDAVGRQRGAGLGGGHDEREQTLNQLLVEMDGFGANEGIIIVAATNRPDILDPALLRPGRFDRQITVDRPDVKGREAVLKVHSRNKPLNKDVKLDIIAKRTTGFSGADLENLLNEAALLAARRNKKDIAMVEVDEAIDRVIVGTEKKSRVISEREKRIVAFHEAGHTIIGFFLEHADLVHKVTIIPRGKAGGYVIMMPKEDRMLVTKQELLDKVTGLLGGRVAEELFIGEIGTGAYSDFKQATSIVRAMIMEYGMSDKLGPLQFGSSQGQVFLGRDIGHEQNYSDAIAYEIDQEMQTIMRDCYERAKKLLTEKSKEVHIIAETLLSVETLEMEQIKRLIETGTLELAEGETENVAVEPTTEPIVDTIGDVKVRIQSREAGEIPSLDKSDDKPNDGEDSK, from the coding sequence ATGAATCGGATCATCCGTAACACTGGATTTTATTTGATCATCTTTTTGGTAACCGTCGGGATTATTCAGTTTATCAGCAATCAGAATGATACTACCGTCGAAATACGATATGATCAGCTTCGCGCTGCTATTAATGAAAACAACGTCGCGGAAATGATGATAAAGTACGATGGTCAGTCTTATTATATTTCTGGTAAATACAAACAACAGCCCGAGAACGCGAAGAGCATACAGTTCACATCGCGTGCAGGGATTGATTCAGGCGAGGTATTGCGTGAAGCCGCAGTGAAAAACGGTTTTGAGTTACAGTATAAACCAATGGATACGCCAAGTGTCTGGCTTACACTCCTTACTTCCATCATTCCGTTTGTGATTATATTTGTTTTGTTCTTCTTCTTAATGAATCAAGCGCAAGGCGGCGGCGGCAAAGTCATGAACTTCGGGAAAAGCCGTGCCAAGCTTTACAATGAAGAGAAGAAGCGCATCACTTTCGAGGATGTGGCAGGGGCGGATGAGGAGAAGCAAGAGCTGGTTGAGGTTGTTGACTTCCTCAAAGATCCGCGTAAGTTTAATCTGGTAGGCGCCCGTATTCCTAAAGGTGTTCTGCTTAACGGACCTCCGGGAACAGGTAAAACGTTGCTTGCCCGTGCAGTAGCTGGTGAAGCAGGCGTTCCATTCTTCAGTATTTCGGGTTCGGATTTTGTGGAAATGTTCGTCGGTGTTGGTGCATCCCGTGTCCGTGACTTGTTCGAAAATGCGAAGAAAAATGCTCCTTGTATTATCTTTATTGATGAAATTGACGCCGTTGGACGTCAACGTGGTGCAGGTCTTGGCGGCGGTCATGATGAGCGTGAGCAAACGCTCAACCAATTGCTCGTCGAAATGGACGGATTTGGAGCGAACGAAGGTATTATTATCGTTGCAGCAACGAACCGCCCTGATATTTTGGACCCAGCCTTGCTGCGTCCGGGCCGTTTTGACCGTCAAATTACGGTAGATCGTCCTGATGTGAAGGGCCGTGAAGCGGTGCTTAAAGTTCATTCCCGCAATAAGCCGCTTAACAAAGACGTCAAGCTGGATATTATCGCAAAACGTACAACAGGCTTCTCTGGAGCCGATCTTGAAAACTTGCTGAACGAAGCGGCATTGCTTGCTGCCCGCCGCAACAAGAAGGATATTGCTATGGTTGAGGTTGATGAAGCGATTGACCGCGTAATCGTAGGTACGGAGAAGAAAAGTCGCGTAATCAGTGAGCGTGAGAAGCGTATTGTTGCTTTCCATGAAGCTGGACATACGATTATTGGTTTCTTCCTGGAGCATGCGGATCTCGTTCATAAGGTGACCATTATTCCTCGCGGCAAAGCAGGCGGCTACGTCATCATGATGCCGAAGGAAGACCGGATGCTGGTAACGAAGCAGGAGCTGCTGGATAAAGTGACTGGATTGCTTGGCGGACGTGTAGCTGAGGAGTTGTTTATCGGCGAAATTGGCACAGGCGCATACAGTGACTTTAAACAAGCGACAAGCATTGTTCGTGCGATGATTATGGAATACGGAATGAGCGATAAGCTCGGTCCATTGCAATTCGGAAGCTCGCAAGGACAGGTGTTCCTTGGACGTGATATCGGCCATGAACAAAATTACTCCGATGCGATTGCTTATGAGATTGATCAAGAAATGCAAACGATTATGAGAGATTGTTACGAGCGTGCAAAAAAATTGCTCACCGAAAAATCAAAAGAAGTACACATAATTGCGGAGACGCTTCTGTCTGTAGAGACGCTTGAAATGGAACAAATCAAACGTTTGATCGAAACAGGCACGCTTGAATTGGCGGAAGGTGAAACAGAGAATGTTGCTGTTGAGCCTACAACTGAACCAATCGTCGATACTATCGGCGATGTTAAGGTTCGTATTCAATCAAGAGAAGCAGGAGAAATCCCTTCATTGGATAAATCTGATGATAAACCGAATGATGGGGAAGACTCGAAGTAA
- a CDS encoding ABC transporter ATP-binding protein — protein sequence MKQSAAAVTLKGITKRFPGLVANDSIDFELKKGEIHALLGENGAGKSTLMNILFGLYQPDEGEIWVNGNKTVIEGAGKAIELGIGMVHQHFKLVQPFTVAENIVLGNEPRKFGTFVNYKQANEKVRSISERYALKVDPQVRIKDITVGMQQRVEILKTLYRGAEILIFDEPTAVLTVQEIEELIGILRNLAAEGKSIILITHKLKEVMALADSVTVIRRGKVVRTVTTKETNEQQLAELMVGRDVNFQAVKTKKEPGELILSVDNLTMKGEENKLVLNGVALDIRAGEILGIAGVDGNGQSELVQAITGMRKAYGGSVKLSGKEMINKTPRQMSVAGVSHIPEDRHKHGMVLDFTLSENMVLDTYFNPQFGKHGFIDFKAIDELANQLVTEFDVRSSGIGAKARSLSGGNQQKAIIAREIWKNPSLLIAVQPTRGLDIGAIEYVHKRLIEARDAGKAILLVSFELDELYALSDRIAVMYEGKIMGYADADQRDDQQLGLLMSGNSSAKQPNKGGS from the coding sequence ATGAAACAAAGTGCAGCGGCTGTCACACTTAAGGGGATTACGAAACGCTTTCCCGGGCTTGTAGCCAATGATTCGATTGATTTTGAGCTCAAGAAAGGCGAAATCCATGCTTTGCTGGGCGAGAATGGTGCAGGTAAGTCTACGTTAATGAACATATTGTTCGGCTTATATCAGCCGGATGAAGGGGAAATTTGGGTCAACGGCAATAAAACGGTTATTGAAGGTGCAGGAAAAGCGATCGAGCTTGGAATTGGCATGGTACATCAACACTTTAAGCTGGTACAGCCATTTACAGTGGCGGAAAATATTGTGCTTGGCAATGAGCCGCGTAAATTTGGCACATTCGTCAATTATAAGCAAGCCAATGAAAAAGTCCGTTCCATTTCGGAGCGTTATGCATTGAAAGTAGATCCGCAGGTGCGGATTAAAGATATTACGGTAGGTATGCAGCAGCGCGTGGAAATATTAAAAACCTTATACCGTGGCGCAGAAATTTTAATCTTTGATGAGCCTACTGCTGTGCTTACTGTACAGGAGATCGAAGAGCTGATTGGCATTTTGCGCAATTTGGCAGCAGAGGGCAAGTCCATTATTTTGATAACGCATAAGCTAAAAGAGGTTATGGCGCTTGCGGATTCGGTTACGGTTATTCGTCGGGGCAAGGTGGTTCGAACCGTCACGACAAAAGAAACGAATGAGCAGCAGCTTGCGGAGCTTATGGTTGGCCGTGACGTTAATTTTCAGGCGGTAAAGACCAAGAAAGAGCCTGGAGAGCTTATCCTATCTGTTGATAACCTTACGATGAAGGGCGAGGAGAATAAGCTCGTTTTAAATGGGGTCGCTTTGGATATCCGCGCAGGGGAAATTTTGGGTATTGCTGGGGTTGATGGCAATGGACAAAGTGAACTGGTACAGGCTATTACGGGTATGCGTAAAGCGTATGGCGGCTCTGTGAAGCTATCAGGTAAAGAGATGATTAATAAAACACCGCGCCAAATGTCCGTTGCAGGCGTCAGCCATATTCCAGAGGACCGTCACAAGCATGGAATGGTGCTTGACTTCACGCTCAGCGAAAATATGGTATTGGATACGTACTTTAATCCACAGTTCGGCAAACATGGCTTTATTGATTTTAAAGCTATAGATGAACTTGCGAACCAACTCGTAACGGAGTTTGATGTACGTTCATCAGGTATTGGAGCTAAGGCTCGCTCCTTATCAGGCGGAAACCAGCAAAAGGCTATTATTGCCCGTGAAATATGGAAAAATCCGTCCTTGCTCATTGCTGTACAGCCGACTCGTGGTCTAGATATAGGCGCGATTGAATATGTGCATAAGCGGCTAATTGAAGCGCGGGACGCAGGCAAAGCGATTTTGCTCGTTTCCTTTGAGTTAGATGAGCTGTATGCTTTGTCTGATCGCATTGCAGTCATGTATGAAGGAAAAATAATGGGCTACGCCGATGCCGACCAGCGTGACGATCAACAGCTGGGTCTACTGATGTCAGGCAATTCATCAGCGAAACAGCCGAATAAAGGTGGGAGCTAG
- the hpt gene encoding hypoxanthine phosphoribosyltransferase — translation MLNDIQEVLYDAQQIQAKVREMGKKLSQDFEGRDPLVICILKGAIIFMSDLIKEMTIPLEIDFMAVSSYGQSTKSSGVVKIIKDLDVSVEGRDVLIVEDIIDSGLTLSYLIDVLERRNSKSVTVATLFDKPARRTVDLEADYTGFTLPDEFVVGYGLDFAERYRNLPFIGVLKPEVYEK, via the coding sequence TTGTTAAACGACATTCAAGAAGTGCTGTACGATGCACAGCAGATTCAGGCCAAGGTGCGTGAGATGGGCAAGAAGCTCAGTCAGGATTTTGAAGGGCGTGATCCTCTCGTTATTTGTATCCTTAAAGGTGCCATTATTTTCATGTCCGACCTGATCAAGGAAATGACGATTCCGCTGGAGATTGATTTTATGGCGGTGTCGAGCTATGGTCAGTCGACCAAGTCCTCAGGTGTGGTCAAGATTATTAAGGATCTTGATGTATCGGTTGAAGGCCGTGATGTACTCATCGTTGAGGACATTATTGACAGCGGTTTGACGCTAAGCTACTTGATTGATGTTTTGGAGCGCCGCAATTCCAAATCGGTTACGGTCGCTACGCTGTTTGATAAGCCGGCACGCCGTACAGTAGATCTCGAAGCAGACTATACGGGCTTTACGCTGCCGGACGAATTCGTTGTCGGTTACGGGCTTGATTTTGCTGAGCGTTATCGCAACCTGCCGTTCATTGGCGTTTTGAAACCGGAAGTGTACGAGAAGTAA
- a CDS encoding ABC transporter permease codes for MDKVKGIADKLFNKTSFLVPLVAIILGLLCGAIAMLAGGFDPILAYQSLIKKLFGSPYDMGEAIRAITPLIFTGTAVAFAFRTGLFNIGVEGQFMMGMTGATVIGITLDLPWFLHAPLAIIVGALCGGLWAALTGYLKAVRGVNEVISSIMLNWVALYLSNYIIRAFFVAKGQQKSDPIQESALVSIGWLSDAMDHARMHWGTVIALLGIGVFYIILWRTKQGYELRAVGQSPDAALYAGINVNRTIVKSMFISGLFAGLAGVFETLGVFGYQTILAAPWGYGFDGIAVALLGGNTPIGVLFGAVLFGGLSYGSAGMSFGAGVPPELVRIVIGSIIFFIASHGIVKFFLKPFLGRRADKRKEAI; via the coding sequence ATGGATAAAGTCAAAGGAATTGCGGATAAACTATTCAATAAAACATCCTTCCTCGTCCCCTTGGTGGCTATCATTTTGGGTCTGTTATGTGGGGCAATAGCCATGCTGGCAGGTGGGTTTGATCCTATTCTGGCTTACCAATCACTGATTAAGAAGCTGTTTGGAAGTCCTTATGATATGGGCGAGGCTATCCGTGCGATTACTCCGCTAATCTTCACAGGTACTGCGGTTGCGTTCGCTTTCCGTACGGGTCTGTTTAATATCGGGGTAGAGGGCCAGTTCATGATGGGTATGACTGGTGCGACCGTCATAGGAATTACGCTTGACCTGCCGTGGTTTTTGCATGCTCCGCTTGCTATTATTGTCGGAGCGCTGTGCGGAGGCTTATGGGCGGCGTTGACTGGCTATTTAAAGGCGGTTCGCGGCGTTAACGAGGTTATTTCTTCGATTATGTTGAACTGGGTTGCGCTTTATTTATCCAATTACATTATTCGTGCGTTTTTTGTGGCAAAAGGCCAGCAAAAATCGGACCCGATTCAAGAGTCGGCACTCGTATCGATTGGCTGGTTATCTGACGCGATGGATCATGCCCGGATGCATTGGGGTACTGTCATTGCGTTGCTTGGTATCGGTGTATTTTACATTATACTGTGGAGAACGAAGCAGGGCTATGAGCTCAGAGCAGTGGGACAAAGCCCTGACGCAGCGCTGTATGCCGGGATTAATGTCAATCGCACCATTGTAAAGTCGATGTTTATTAGCGGATTGTTTGCTGGACTTGCAGGTGTGTTTGAGACGCTGGGCGTATTTGGCTATCAGACGATTCTGGCAGCGCCATGGGGCTATGGCTTTGATGGTATCGCGGTTGCTTTGCTTGGCGGCAATACGCCAATTGGTGTATTGTTCGGCGCTGTACTATTCGGTGGTCTAAGCTATGGCTCTGCGGGTATGAGCTTTGGAGCGGGCGTACCGCCAGAGCTCGTTCGAATCGTTATTGGTTCGATCATTTTCTTTATTGCTTCGCATGGCATCGTAAAGTTTTTCTTAAAACCATTCCTTGGACGACGTGCAGACAAGCGTAAGGAGGCGATCTAA